AGAAGCTGAACAAAACGCTTCATCTGACAAAGACCGACGTGAGAAGATTGAACGCAAGAACCAAGCCGACTCCTTGGCATACCAAGCTGAAAAGCAGTTACAAGAATTGGGCGATAAAGTTCCCGATGCTGACAAGACTAAAGTTGAAGGTTTGGTGAAAGAACTGCGGGAAGCAGTTGCGAAAGAAGACGATGAGCAAATCAAGAAGCTCACCCCAGAATTGCAACAAGCTCTATTCGCTGTTGGTAGTAACATCTATCAACAAGCTGGTGCGGGTGCTGCACCAGGTGCTGAACCTCAAGATGGTGGTTCTACCTCTAGCTCTGGTAGCGGCGATGATGTGATTGACGCTGATTTTACAGAGAGTAAATAATTCCTCTACTTCTTTCGGGATAATTATTTTGTCCCGCCTCATATTACCCACCAAGGTATTAACCTGGGTGGGAATTTTTTTTAGAAGTTATGAGTAAAAATAAATAATATTGCTATTTTAATTTATTTGTAACTCCTCACTATTAACTCCCTTATGCCATATCCACAAGCACCTTGGACACTTCAAGGCTACGCTATCCAAACTCTGCATTTAGTAAATATTGACCTGGTACGCCCTTTGATTCCTTTAGATTTAAAAATTATTTCTGTATGGCCTGGTAAAACCATCACTAGTGTGTACTTATCTAAGTACGGGTCAGGCTCGGTACTAGAGTACAGTGAGTTAATTATTGCCCCAGCTTTGGTTAATTACCAGAAAAAATCGGCGGTTGGATTTCTCACATTTATGTAGATAATGCTGATTCGGTTGCTGGTGGTCGAGAAATTTGGGGACTACCAAAGGAACTAGCTGAGTTTACCTGGAAAGAAGGAGAGCATATCACTGTGCATCAGGGAAACCGGAAGTTGTGCAGTCTTAAATATAATCGGCAAACCTTGGCATGGAGACAGGGGTTAAGCGCCTCTAGTTTCAGCGCCAAGGGTGCTGATTTGCTAATATTCCCTGCTGAATTTCAGTCCGTATTGGGTTTGATTGGTTCTCAGTTAGAAATCCCCGCCGAAAGCCCTTTTTCTGGAATAGGTTTAGGTCAGCCTTGGTTAACTGTGCGTTGTGAACAGATGAGTTTGTGGGTTGATGCCCCGAAAGTTGTAGGTCAATCGATTGGAGATTTTAGATTTACCCCATAAGTTTCTCAAGGAAAGGAATTACGGTTCAAAGCGCTACTTGTACAAAATCGTGGGTTTTGAGACGCGATAAATCGCCGTCTCTACAAGTGTTTTGTGTATTGAATTATATTGGGGCATAATTCGGAATGCTGCACTTTGATCTTGTAGTTCTAGGTATACCTAAAAAAGTAAACATCAAATGGTCGCTTGAAAGTATATGAGATAGATTGGATGGTCTATCTCGCTATACATTCTATGTAATATCTAGCAAGTTTTTAAATTGAAATTGTTTACTTAATTAGCAAGCTTGAGAAAACGACACCCTTATTACCCTACTAATAATCAACAGTAGGGTTTTTTGTTGAGAATAACTAAATTACCAACTTTTAATACAATTTTATTTATTATTAAATTCCATAGAAGGAGCAACACAGCTAGTCTTTTAAAGGTGTTTTCTACTCTAAATAAGACAAATTGATATTTGATTTGCTGGTATAGATGTAGTTACAAAGATAGCGATCGCTATATCCCCCTTCAGATTATTCTGAAAATATCCTAACTTCCCAACATCTGCAAGTTATGCAAAGTTGCATAAAGCCCTCCCTGTTCCAGTAGTTGGTCGTGACTTCCCTGTTCGATTAATTCGCCACGCTTGAGAACAAAAATCCGGTCTACATTGCGAATCGTAGACAGGCGGTGAGCAATAATAATAGCGGTACGTCTGAGCATTAGCTGGTTTAATGCCTCTTGCACTAAAGCTTCTGTGCCAACATCTAAACTAGCAGTAGCTTCATCTAACACCAAAATTTGAGGATCGCGAATAGCAGCCCGTGCAAAGGCTAAAAGTTGCTTTTGACCACTAGAAATATTTGTGCCCCGTTCTCGAAGTTGAGTATCATAACCCTGGGGTAGTTCTTCTATAAATTGGGCAATGTTGGTTTGCTCTGCTGCTTGTTGAATCTGTTCAATGGTATAACCATCTCCTAAAGAAATGTTGCTTTTAACATCGCCAGCAAATAAAAAACCTTCTTGTAAAATTACTGCCATGTAGCGCCGCAGTTCTGCCTGTGGGACTTCTCGAATATCTACGCCATCGATGAGAATGCGTCCTTTGGTGGGTTCATAGAGGCGGCATAAAAGCCGGATGATCGAAGTTTTGCCGGCACCTGTGGGACCGACTAATGCCACTTTTTCACCAGGACGAATGGTGAAATCTAAGTCTTTAATTACGTAATCATCATTTTTATAAGCAAACCAGACACGATCAAAGCAAATCTCTCCCAGTTCAGGCGGGGAAGTAGTATCTGGGGATTCTAGATTTGCAACGATTTCGTCTATGTAGCCGAATTTAGCATCAAATATTGAGAAGCGCACATTGGCGCGATCGCGGATTTCTATCGGTTCATCTAATATATCGCCTACGCGTTCAATGGCAGTAAAACCAGCTTGAATTACTGTAAATTTTTCGGCAAAATCCCTTAAAGGGTCAAATAATCGCTGGGCATACAAGACAAATGCCGATAAAGTCCCAAAAGCTATACTTTTTCCTAACAGTAACCAACCACCCATACACAAAACAGCTGCGATCGCAATCAGCCCAATCCATTCTAAGGTTGCTGAAATAAATGAATCATAAAAAATGGTTTGATCCATTTGCTGTGTGTAGCGGCTGTTGGTGGCACGAAACAGTTCGGCATTAAATTTTTCCCTACGGAATAACTGCACTACGTTAATCCCAAGGACATTTTCTTGTAGCTGTGAGTTCAATATAGAAAGTTCTTCCCGCCCTTTGTAATTGGCTTTGCGGTACTGTTGCTGAATGTAAACAATTAACCAGGTAACTGGTAATAGCATCAATAGCAGCAAACAAGTCAGTTGCCATTCAATGGAAAACATTAAACCTAAAATCACCAGCATGGAAAA
The Nostoc punctiforme PCC 73102 genome window above contains:
- a CDS encoding ABC transporter ATP-binding protein, with product MSIYQSLKKSYTQPRRRENDWRLFLRLVPYARRNGQLLALSMCLLIPIALANAVQPLLIGQVISLIRNEPSAYEFLRNRPLSEGLNILEGLLFVAIAIRLIFTGYQGYLVQKLGQQITAAIRQDLFQHVTSLAVRFFDRTPVGKLITRITSDVEVLGDVFSTGAIGIVSNLFSMLVILGLMFSIEWQLTCLLLLMLLPVTWLIVYIQQQYRKANYKGREELSILNSQLQENVLGINVVQLFRREKFNAELFRATNSRYTQQMDQTIFYDSFISATLEWIGLIAIAAVLCMGGWLLLGKSIAFGTLSAFVLYAQRLFDPLRDFAEKFTVIQAGFTAIERVGDILDEPIEIRDRANVRFSIFDAKFGYIDEIVANLESPDTTSPPELGEICFDRVWFAYKNDDYVIKDLDFTIRPGEKVALVGPTGAGKTSIIRLLCRLYEPTKGRILIDGVDIREVPQAELRRYMAVILQEGFLFAGDVKSNISLGDGYTIEQIQQAAEQTNIAQFIEELPQGYDTQLRERGTNISSGQKQLLAFARAAIRDPQILVLDEATASLDVGTEALVQEALNQLMLRRTAIIIAHRLSTIRNVDRIFVLKRGELIEQGSHDQLLEQGGLYATLHNLQMLGS